In a genomic window of Musa acuminata AAA Group cultivar baxijiao unplaced genomic scaffold, Cavendish_Baxijiao_AAA HiC_scaffold_1104, whole genome shotgun sequence:
- the LOC135666489 gene encoding probable nucleoredoxin 1-1: MATEKWHYNVVSLLSGTERDFLIRNNGEKVAISSLDGKKFGLFLSDNCYERIVTDDLIKVYNQLSSEGRDFEIVFVSCDSCEETFNRYFSDMPWLAVPFADSDTRERLHDHFGSFEEYFPAQLVIYDAAIGMVVNEEGLRAVAKYGVNGYPFTVKRFYELEAAAKKERSLRSLLVSQSRDYLISNDGSKVAVSDLEGKIVAFYFWINIPDKYGGPDKLTLVLAEIYRKLKEAGESFEVVLVPLEDDKSSYEQGLASMPWLAIPFEDEGCEKLVRYFELWPFQLPTVLVIGADGKIMLKNYDRLISKYGVLAWEAFPFSKEQLDLLPEKAKAAQTLESLLVAGDLDYVIGKEGLKVPVKELVGKTILLFFSIRRSGTCRGFLPHLIEEYHKIKRMDSAFEVVNISMDKDQDSFDQFFSGMPWLSLPFGDERKKSLERTFGVDIPYPSLVAIGPTGRTITRNAMYSLATHGADAYPFSEERIKELDQKIDEMAKGWPEKRKHEQHKHGKLEWSCLHGLYRCGDCHKIGSGWCYLCSMCSFGLHPKCALKEEKKEEEEHDEGSECDGEVYNDFEDSEDSEDSEDSDDYEDSEDSE; this comes from the exons ATGGCAACGGAGAAGTGGCATTATAATGTGGTGTCGCTGCTCTCCGGAACGGAGAGGGACTTTCTCATCCGTAACAATGGCGAGAAG GTAGCCATCAGCAGTCTTGACGGGAAAAAGTTTGGTCTCTTCTTGTCGGACAACTGTTACGAAAGAATCGTCACTGATGATCTGATCAAAGTATACAATCAGCTGTCCTCGGAGGGCCGCGATTTCGAGATTGTCTTCGTGTCATGTGATTCATGCGAGGAGACCTTCAATAGGTACTTCTCAGATATGCCATGGTTGGCAGTCCCATTTGCGGACTCCGACACACGCGAAAGACTACATGATCATTTCGGCAGTTTCGAGGAGTATTTTCCCGCTCAGCTTGTCATCTATGATGCCGCTATTGGCATGGTCGTTAACGAAGAAGGTCTCCGAGCTGTGGCAAAATATGGTGTAAACGGGTATCCATTTACTGTTAAGAGGTTCTACGAGTTGGAGGCGGCTGCTAAGAAGGAACGGAGTCTTCGAAGTCTGTTGGTTTCGCAGTCCCGGGACTACTTGATCTCCAATGATGGATCCAAG GTTGCCGTGTCGGATCTCGAAGGAAAGATTGTGGCTTTTTACTTCTGGATTAATATTCCTGATAAATACGGCGGTCCCGATAAGTTGACTCTGGTGCTGGCTGAAATCTATAGGAAGCTTAAGGAAGCCGGGGAGAGCTTCGAAGTTGTGCTGGTGCCATTAGAGGATGATAAATCATCCTATGAACAAGGCCTGGCAAGCATGCCATGGCTCGCGATTCCTTTCGAAGACGAGGGCTGTGAGAAGCTTGTCCGCTACTTTGAGCTCTGGCCCTTCCAATTACCAACCGTGCTTGTGATCGGTGCCGATGGGAAGATTATGCTTAAAAATTACGATAGGCTCATCTCCAAGTATGGAGTTTTAGCATGGGAAGCATTCCCGTTCTCTAAGGAGCAACTGGATTTATTGCCAGAGAAGGCAAAGGCCGCACAAACACTGGAATCTCTTCTTGTTGCTGGGGACCTCGattatgtcattgggaaagaagGCTTGAAG GTTCCGGTGAAGGAGCTCGTTGGCAAGaccatcctcctcttcttctcgatTCGTAGGTCCGGTACATGTCGCGGATTTCTTCCCCATCTGATCGAGGAATATCACAAGATCAAGCGCATGGATAGTGCTTTCGAGGTGGTCAACATCTCGATGGACAAAGATCAGGATTCCTTTGATCAGTTTTTCTCTGGCATGCCATGGTTGTCGCTGCCGTTCGGTGATGAGAGGAAGAAATCTTTGGAACGCACTTTCGGAGTCGATATCCCCTACCCCTCCCTGGTTGCCATTGGTCCTACAGGTCGAACTATCACAAGGAACGCCATGTATTCGTTGGCGACCCATGGAGCCGATGCCTACCCGTTCAGCGAAGAGAGGATCAAGGAGTTGGACCAGAAGATAGACGAGATGGCAAAGGGATGGCCTGAGAAGAGGAAGCATGAGCAACACAAGCATGGGAAGTTGGAGTGGAGCTGCCTGCACGGCCTGTATAGGTGTGGTGACTGCCACAAGATTGGAAGTGGATGGTGCTACTTGTGCTCCATGTGCAGTTTCGGTCTCCACCCCAAATGTGCactgaaggaggagaagaaggaagaggaagaacatgATGAAGGATCTGAGTGTGATGGAGAGGTTTACAACGATTTCGAAGATTCTGAAGATTCCGAAGATTCCGAAGATTCCGACGATTATGAAGATTCTGAAGATTCTGAATAA